One Salmo trutta chromosome 26, fSalTru1.1, whole genome shotgun sequence DNA window includes the following coding sequences:
- the LOC115163121 gene encoding cylicin-2 isoform X5, with product MEFNRPKAPGGGPGDGEGGQVVLSTLDELKPWRSERKLEEHGGQGGLSSTDTTNAAKTDPKAPAAGPGKVDLHSFHSSPSSDSEEEDKCKKEKKKKKLKKRKKKDSSSSTSSSSDSSSSDSEDEKKKKKKKKAKKEGAGDIIVHDAAFISEPGLEGFTDLNNEETKKKKVNSGSDSEEDKKKKKKDKKKKKKKKKKKKKKKKKKDSSSSSSSSDSSSSSSSSDSHKKKKKKKKKKKKKQKRKDSRCSSDSEADKKKGEEADGQGKDEYSCAAGVSAAGEEGAGLEGTLGQKSAKEKKKKDKKTKKDKRTDKGSASEIDGDDKCKNDKAKEGGASAEWICGRDFPEGMEAGNLSDDEREGGGKEKEKKKKLKKKKKDSSSDDSDCEKDKKKKKKKKKKKKTKKKDSCSSDSEDDKKKKKKKKKDDSDSEEDKKKKKKKKDKKKKKKKDKDSDSEEDKKKKKKGKKKKKDKKDSSDSEDDKKKKKKKKKDSGSDSEEDKKKKKKDKKKDKKKKDKKKDKKKKDKKKKKDDSSSGSDDDKKKKKKKKEKKKEKGSSSGSDDDEEKKKKDKKDSCSNVEGESKKKTKKDDNKKEDGPENEKCGELKKEGKYVGGLVMGGGCMDSKPSDEGSAIRPKPTLKLEPWGPSADARPNTRYESLYSPSHSLSPRESSPSRPPLSPLEALMRNPTWTSDRDPMTGRGPASSRTTLLKSSDLLRGPKPYQP from the exons ATGGAGTTCAACCGACCCAAAG CTCCAGGGGGAGGgcctggagatggagagggaggacaaGTTGTCCTGAGCACGCTGGATGAACTCAAGCCTTGGAGGAGTGAACGGAAGCTTGAAGAGCATGGAGGGCAAGGAGGGCTGTCTTCAACCGACACCACTAATGCAGCCAAGACAGACCCCAAAGCTCCTGCAGCAGGACCTGGAAAG gttGACTTGCACTCATTCCACAGCTCCCCATCTTCAGACAGCGAGGAGGAGGACAAATGCAAGAAggaaaagaaaaagaagaagctgaagaagaggaagaagaag GATTCCAGTTCATCCACTTCTTCCTCCTCTGACAGCAGCTCTTCAGACAGTGAA gatgagaagaagaagaagaagaagaagaaggcaaAGAAAGAAGGTGCTGGGGATATCATAGTACATGACGCAGCCTTCATATCTGAGCCTG GGCTTGAAGGCTTCACTGATCTAAACAACGAGGAAACAAAGAAGAAAAAGGTT AATTCAGGCTCAGACAGTGAAGaggacaagaagaagaagaagaaggacaagaagaagaagaagaagaagaagaagaagaagaagaag aagaagaagaaaaag GATTCCAGCTCCTCATCTTCATCCTCTGATagctcttcatcctcctcatcctcagacagccacaagaagaagaagaagaagaagaagaagaagaagaagaagcaaaagagaaag GATTCTAGATGTTCTTCTGACAGCGAGGCAGACAAAAAAAag GGAGAAGAAGCAGACGGACAGGGCAAGGATGAGTACAGCTGTGCTGCTGGCGTTTCAGCAGCTG GTGAGGAGGGTGCTGGGCTGGAGGGTACCCTGGGACAGAAATCGGCcaaagaaaaaaagaagaaagacAAGAAGACGAAGAAAGACAAGAGAACGGACAAG GGCTCTGCGTCCGAGATTGATGGCGATGACAAG TGCAAGAATGACAAAGCAAAGGAGGGTGGtgcatcagctgaatggattt GTGGCAGAGATTTTCCTGAAGGAATGGAAGCTGGAAATCTGAGTGACgacgagagagaaggaggaggcaaggagaaagagaagaagaagaagttgaagaaaaagaagaag GATTCCAGCTCTGATGATTCAGATTGCGAGaaagacaagaagaagaagaagaagaagaagaagaagaagaagacgaagAAAAAG GATTCCTGCTCATCAGACAGCGAAGAcgataagaagaagaagaagaagaagaagaag GACGATTCTGACAGCGAGGAAGataagaaaaagaagaagaagaagaaggacaagaagaaaaagaagaagaaggatAAG GACTCTGACAGCGAGGAAgacaagaaaaagaagaagaagggcaagaagaaaaagaaggataAGAAG GACTCATCTGACAGCGAGGATGataagaaaaagaagaagaaaaagaagaag GATTCTGGTTCTGACAGCGAGGAagataagaagaagaagaagaaagacaaGAAGAAGGATAAGAAGAAGAAAGACAAGAAGAAGGATAAGAAGAAGAAagacaagaagaagaaaaag GATGACTCCTCATCTGGAAGTGATGATGataagaaaaagaagaagaagaagaaggagaagaagaaagaaaaG GGTTCCTCTTCTGGAAGTGATGATGACGAGGAGAAAAAGAAGAAAGACAAGAAG GACTCCTGTTCCAATGTTGAGGGAGAATCTAAGAAAAAAACAAAGAAAGATGACAACAAGAAAGAG GATGGACCTGAGAATGAAAAGTGTGGAGAGCTGAAAAAGGAGGGGAAATATGTAGGTGGCTTGGTGATGGGAGGAGGGTGCATGGATAGTAAACCATCTGACGAGGGATCAGCTATTCGCCCGAAACCCACCCTGAAGTTGGAGCCTTGGGGGCCGTCGGCAGACGCCAGACCTAACACTCGCTATGAGTCCCTTTATAGCCCTTCGCACTCTCTCAGTCCCAGGGAGAGCAGCCCCTCCCGCCCCCCACTCAGTCCCTTGGAGGCCCTGATGCGGAACCCAACCTGGACCAGCGACCGTGACCCAATGACCGGGAGAGGACCAGCCAGCAGCAGAACCACACTGCTCAAATCCAGTGATCTACTCAGGGGTCCTAAGCCTTATCAGCCTTAA
- the LOC115163121 gene encoding cylicin-2 isoform X6, which yields MEFNRPKAPGGGPGDGEGGQVVLSTLDELKPWRSERKLEEHGGQGGLSSTDTTNAAKTDPKAPAAGPGKVDLHSFHSSPSSDSEEEDKCKKEKKKKKLKKRKKKDSSSSTSSSSDSSSSDSEDEKKKKKKKKAKKEGAGDIIVHDAAFISEPGLEGFTDLNNEETKKKKVNSGSDSEEDKKKKKKDKKKKKKKKKKKKKKKKKKDSSSSSSSSDSSSSSSSSDSHKKKKKKKKKKKKKQKRKDSRCSSDSEADKKKGEEADGQGKDEYSCAAGVSAAGEEGAGLEGTLGQKSAKEKKKKDKKTKKDKRTDKGSASEIDGDDKCKNDKAKEGGASAEWICGRDFPEGMEAGNLSDDEREGGGKEKEKKKKLKKKKKDSGSDSEEDKKKKKKDKKKDKKKKDKKKDKKKKDKKKKKDDSSSGSDDDKKKKKKKKEKKKEKGSSSGSDDDEEKKKKDKKDSCSNVEGESKKKTKKDDNKKEDGPENEKCGELKKEGKYVGGLVMGGGCMDSKPSDEGSAIRPKPTLKLEPWGPSADARPNTRYESLYSPSHSLSPRESSPSRPPLSPLEALMRNPTWTSDRDPMTGRGPASSRTTLLKSSDLLRGPKPYQP from the exons ATGGAGTTCAACCGACCCAAAG CTCCAGGGGGAGGgcctggagatggagagggaggacaaGTTGTCCTGAGCACGCTGGATGAACTCAAGCCTTGGAGGAGTGAACGGAAGCTTGAAGAGCATGGAGGGCAAGGAGGGCTGTCTTCAACCGACACCACTAATGCAGCCAAGACAGACCCCAAAGCTCCTGCAGCAGGACCTGGAAAG gttGACTTGCACTCATTCCACAGCTCCCCATCTTCAGACAGCGAGGAGGAGGACAAATGCAAGAAggaaaagaaaaagaagaagctgaagaagaggaagaagaag GATTCCAGTTCATCCACTTCTTCCTCCTCTGACAGCAGCTCTTCAGACAGTGAA gatgagaagaagaagaagaagaagaagaaggcaaAGAAAGAAGGTGCTGGGGATATCATAGTACATGACGCAGCCTTCATATCTGAGCCTG GGCTTGAAGGCTTCACTGATCTAAACAACGAGGAAACAAAGAAGAAAAAGGTT AATTCAGGCTCAGACAGTGAAGaggacaagaagaagaagaagaaggacaagaagaagaagaagaagaagaagaagaagaagaagaag aagaagaagaaaaag GATTCCAGCTCCTCATCTTCATCCTCTGATagctcttcatcctcctcatcctcagacagccacaagaagaagaagaagaagaagaagaagaagaagaagaagcaaaagagaaag GATTCTAGATGTTCTTCTGACAGCGAGGCAGACAAAAAAAag GGAGAAGAAGCAGACGGACAGGGCAAGGATGAGTACAGCTGTGCTGCTGGCGTTTCAGCAGCTG GTGAGGAGGGTGCTGGGCTGGAGGGTACCCTGGGACAGAAATCGGCcaaagaaaaaaagaagaaagacAAGAAGACGAAGAAAGACAAGAGAACGGACAAG GGCTCTGCGTCCGAGATTGATGGCGATGACAAG TGCAAGAATGACAAAGCAAAGGAGGGTGGtgcatcagctgaatggattt GTGGCAGAGATTTTCCTGAAGGAATGGAAGCTGGAAATCTGAGTGACgacgagagagaaggaggaggcaaggagaaagagaagaagaagaagttgaagaaaaagaagaag GATTCTGGTTCTGACAGCGAGGAagataagaagaagaagaagaaagacaaGAAGAAGGATAAGAAGAAGAAAGACAAGAAGAAGGATAAGAAGAAGAAagacaagaagaagaaaaag GATGACTCCTCATCTGGAAGTGATGATGataagaaaaagaagaagaagaagaaggagaagaagaaagaaaaG GGTTCCTCTTCTGGAAGTGATGATGACGAGGAGAAAAAGAAGAAAGACAAGAAG GACTCCTGTTCCAATGTTGAGGGAGAATCTAAGAAAAAAACAAAGAAAGATGACAACAAGAAAGAG GATGGACCTGAGAATGAAAAGTGTGGAGAGCTGAAAAAGGAGGGGAAATATGTAGGTGGCTTGGTGATGGGAGGAGGGTGCATGGATAGTAAACCATCTGACGAGGGATCAGCTATTCGCCCGAAACCCACCCTGAAGTTGGAGCCTTGGGGGCCGTCGGCAGACGCCAGACCTAACACTCGCTATGAGTCCCTTTATAGCCCTTCGCACTCTCTCAGTCCCAGGGAGAGCAGCCCCTCCCGCCCCCCACTCAGTCCCTTGGAGGCCCTGATGCGGAACCCAACCTGGACCAGCGACCGTGACCCAATGACCGGGAGAGGACCAGCCAGCAGCAGAACCACACTGCTCAAATCCAGTGATCTACTCAGGGGTCCTAAGCCTTATCAGCCTTAA
- the LOC115163121 gene encoding cylicin-2 isoform X3 — protein MEFNRPKAPGGGPGDGEGGQVVLSTLDELKPWRSERKLEEHGGQGGLSSTDTTNAAKTDPKAPAAGPGKVDLHSFHSSPSSDSEEEDKCKKEKKKKKLKKRKKKDSSSSTSSSSDSSSSDSEDEKKKKKKKKAKKEGAGDIIVHDAAFISEPGLEGFTDLNNEETKKKKVNSGSDSEEDKKKKKKDKKKKKKKKKKKKKKKKKKDSSSSSSSSDSSSSSSSSDSHKKKKKKKKKKKKKQKRKDSRCSSDSEADKKKGEEADGQGKDEYSCAAGVSAAGEEGAGLEGTLGQKSAKEKKKKDKKTKKDKRTDKGSASEIDGDDKCKNDKAKEGGASAEWICGRDFPEGMEAGNLSDDEREGGGKEKEKKKKLKKKKKDSSSDDSDCEKDKKKKKKKKKKKKTKKKDSCSSDSEDDKKKKKKKDDSDSEEDKKKKKKKKDKKKKKKKDKDSDSEEDKKKKKKDKKKKKKKDKDSDSEEDKKKKKKGKKKKKDKKDSSDSEDDKKKKKKKKKDSGSDSEEDKKKKKKDKKKDKKKKDKKKDKKKKDKKKKKDDSSSGSDDDKKKKKKKKEKKKEKGSSSGSDDDEEKKKKDKKDSCSNVEGESKKKTKKDDNKKEDGPENEKCGELKKEGKYVGGLVMGGGCMDSKPSDEGSAIRPKPTLKLEPWGPSADARPNTRYESLYSPSHSLSPRESSPSRPPLSPLEALMRNPTWTSDRDPMTGRGPASSRTTLLKSSDLLRGPKPYQP, from the exons ATGGAGTTCAACCGACCCAAAG CTCCAGGGGGAGGgcctggagatggagagggaggacaaGTTGTCCTGAGCACGCTGGATGAACTCAAGCCTTGGAGGAGTGAACGGAAGCTTGAAGAGCATGGAGGGCAAGGAGGGCTGTCTTCAACCGACACCACTAATGCAGCCAAGACAGACCCCAAAGCTCCTGCAGCAGGACCTGGAAAG gttGACTTGCACTCATTCCACAGCTCCCCATCTTCAGACAGCGAGGAGGAGGACAAATGCAAGAAggaaaagaaaaagaagaagctgaagaagaggaagaagaag GATTCCAGTTCATCCACTTCTTCCTCCTCTGACAGCAGCTCTTCAGACAGTGAA gatgagaagaagaagaagaagaagaagaaggcaaAGAAAGAAGGTGCTGGGGATATCATAGTACATGACGCAGCCTTCATATCTGAGCCTG GGCTTGAAGGCTTCACTGATCTAAACAACGAGGAAACAAAGAAGAAAAAGGTT AATTCAGGCTCAGACAGTGAAGaggacaagaagaagaagaagaaggacaagaagaagaagaagaagaagaagaagaagaagaagaag aagaagaagaaaaag GATTCCAGCTCCTCATCTTCATCCTCTGATagctcttcatcctcctcatcctcagacagccacaagaagaagaagaagaagaagaagaagaagaagaagaagcaaaagagaaag GATTCTAGATGTTCTTCTGACAGCGAGGCAGACAAAAAAAag GGAGAAGAAGCAGACGGACAGGGCAAGGATGAGTACAGCTGTGCTGCTGGCGTTTCAGCAGCTG GTGAGGAGGGTGCTGGGCTGGAGGGTACCCTGGGACAGAAATCGGCcaaagaaaaaaagaagaaagacAAGAAGACGAAGAAAGACAAGAGAACGGACAAG GGCTCTGCGTCCGAGATTGATGGCGATGACAAG TGCAAGAATGACAAAGCAAAGGAGGGTGGtgcatcagctgaatggattt GTGGCAGAGATTTTCCTGAAGGAATGGAAGCTGGAAATCTGAGTGACgacgagagagaaggaggaggcaaggagaaagagaagaagaagaagttgaagaaaaagaagaag GATTCCAGCTCTGATGATTCAGATTGCGAGaaagacaagaagaagaagaagaagaagaagaagaagaagaagacgaagAAAAAG GATTCCTGCTCATCAGACAGCGAAGAcgataagaagaagaagaagaaga AGGACGATTCTGACAGCGAGGAAGataagaaaaagaagaagaagaagaaggacaagaagaaaaagaagaagaaggatAAG GACTCTGACAGCGAGGAAgacaagaaaaagaagaagaaggacaagaagaaaaagaagaagaaggatAAG GACTCTGACAGCGAGGAAgacaagaaaaagaagaagaagggcaagaagaaaaagaaggataAGAAG GACTCATCTGACAGCGAGGATGataagaaaaagaagaagaaaaagaagaag GATTCTGGTTCTGACAGCGAGGAagataagaagaagaagaagaaagacaaGAAGAAGGATAAGAAGAAGAAAGACAAGAAGAAGGATAAGAAGAAGAAagacaagaagaagaaaaag GATGACTCCTCATCTGGAAGTGATGATGataagaaaaagaagaagaagaagaaggagaagaagaaagaaaaG GGTTCCTCTTCTGGAAGTGATGATGACGAGGAGAAAAAGAAGAAAGACAAGAAG GACTCCTGTTCCAATGTTGAGGGAGAATCTAAGAAAAAAACAAAGAAAGATGACAACAAGAAAGAG GATGGACCTGAGAATGAAAAGTGTGGAGAGCTGAAAAAGGAGGGGAAATATGTAGGTGGCTTGGTGATGGGAGGAGGGTGCATGGATAGTAAACCATCTGACGAGGGATCAGCTATTCGCCCGAAACCCACCCTGAAGTTGGAGCCTTGGGGGCCGTCGGCAGACGCCAGACCTAACACTCGCTATGAGTCCCTTTATAGCCCTTCGCACTCTCTCAGTCCCAGGGAGAGCAGCCCCTCCCGCCCCCCACTCAGTCCCTTGGAGGCCCTGATGCGGAACCCAACCTGGACCAGCGACCGTGACCCAATGACCGGGAGAGGACCAGCCAGCAGCAGAACCACACTGCTCAAATCCAGTGATCTACTCAGGGGTCCTAAGCCTTATCAGCCTTAA
- the LOC115163121 gene encoding cylicin-2 isoform X2 produces MEFNRPKAPGGGPGDGEGGQVVLSTLDELKPWRSERKLEEHGGQGGLSSTDTTNAAKTDPKAPAAGPGKVDLHSFHSSPSSDSEEEDKCKKEKKKKKLKKRKKKDSSSSTSSSSDSSSSDSEDEKKKKKKKKAKKEGAGDIIVHDAAFISEPGLEGFTDLNNEETKKKKNSGSDSEEDKKKKKKDKKKKKKKKKKKKKKKKKKDSSSSSSSSDSSSSSSSSDSHKKKKKKKKKKKKKQKRKDSRCSSDSEADKKKGEEADGQGKDEYSCAAGVSAAGEEGAGLEGTLGQKSAKEKKKKDKKTKKDKRTDKGSASEIDGDDKCKNDKAKEGGASAEWICGRDFPEGMEAGNLSDDEREGGGKEKEKKKKLKKKKKDSSSDDSDCEKDKKKKKKKKKKKKTKKKDSCSSDSEDDKKKKKKKKKDDSDSEEDKKKKKKKKDKKKKKKKDKDSDSEEDKKKKKKDKKKKKKKDKDSDSEEDKKKKKKGKKKKKDKKDSSDSEDDKKKKKKKKKDSGSDSEEDKKKKKKDKKKDKKKKDKKKDKKKKDKKKKKDDSSSGSDDDKKKKKKKKEKKKEKGSSSGSDDDEEKKKKDKKDSCSNVEGESKKKTKKDDNKKEDGPENEKCGELKKEGKYVGGLVMGGGCMDSKPSDEGSAIRPKPTLKLEPWGPSADARPNTRYESLYSPSHSLSPRESSPSRPPLSPLEALMRNPTWTSDRDPMTGRGPASSRTTLLKSSDLLRGPKPYQP; encoded by the exons ATGGAGTTCAACCGACCCAAAG CTCCAGGGGGAGGgcctggagatggagagggaggacaaGTTGTCCTGAGCACGCTGGATGAACTCAAGCCTTGGAGGAGTGAACGGAAGCTTGAAGAGCATGGAGGGCAAGGAGGGCTGTCTTCAACCGACACCACTAATGCAGCCAAGACAGACCCCAAAGCTCCTGCAGCAGGACCTGGAAAG gttGACTTGCACTCATTCCACAGCTCCCCATCTTCAGACAGCGAGGAGGAGGACAAATGCAAGAAggaaaagaaaaagaagaagctgaagaagaggaagaagaag GATTCCAGTTCATCCACTTCTTCCTCCTCTGACAGCAGCTCTTCAGACAGTGAA gatgagaagaagaagaagaagaagaagaaggcaaAGAAAGAAGGTGCTGGGGATATCATAGTACATGACGCAGCCTTCATATCTGAGCCTG GGCTTGAAGGCTTCACTGATCTAAACAACGAGGAAACAAAGAAGAAAAAG AATTCAGGCTCAGACAGTGAAGaggacaagaagaagaagaagaaggacaagaagaagaagaagaagaagaagaagaagaagaagaag aagaagaagaaaaag GATTCCAGCTCCTCATCTTCATCCTCTGATagctcttcatcctcctcatcctcagacagccacaagaagaagaagaagaagaagaagaagaagaagaagaagcaaaagagaaag GATTCTAGATGTTCTTCTGACAGCGAGGCAGACAAAAAAAag GGAGAAGAAGCAGACGGACAGGGCAAGGATGAGTACAGCTGTGCTGCTGGCGTTTCAGCAGCTG GTGAGGAGGGTGCTGGGCTGGAGGGTACCCTGGGACAGAAATCGGCcaaagaaaaaaagaagaaagacAAGAAGACGAAGAAAGACAAGAGAACGGACAAG GGCTCTGCGTCCGAGATTGATGGCGATGACAAG TGCAAGAATGACAAAGCAAAGGAGGGTGGtgcatcagctgaatggattt GTGGCAGAGATTTTCCTGAAGGAATGGAAGCTGGAAATCTGAGTGACgacgagagagaaggaggaggcaaggagaaagagaagaagaagaagttgaagaaaaagaagaag GATTCCAGCTCTGATGATTCAGATTGCGAGaaagacaagaagaagaagaagaagaagaagaagaagaagaagacgaagAAAAAG GATTCCTGCTCATCAGACAGCGAAGAcgataagaagaagaagaagaagaagaagaag GACGATTCTGACAGCGAGGAAGataagaaaaagaagaagaagaagaaggacaagaagaaaaagaagaagaaggatAAG GACTCTGACAGCGAGGAAgacaagaaaaagaagaagaaggacaagaagaaaaagaagaagaaggatAAG GACTCTGACAGCGAGGAAgacaagaaaaagaagaagaagggcaagaagaaaaagaaggataAGAAG GACTCATCTGACAGCGAGGATGataagaaaaagaagaagaaaaagaagaag GATTCTGGTTCTGACAGCGAGGAagataagaagaagaagaagaaagacaaGAAGAAGGATAAGAAGAAGAAAGACAAGAAGAAGGATAAGAAGAAGAAagacaagaagaagaaaaag GATGACTCCTCATCTGGAAGTGATGATGataagaaaaagaagaagaagaagaaggagaagaagaaagaaaaG GGTTCCTCTTCTGGAAGTGATGATGACGAGGAGAAAAAGAAGAAAGACAAGAAG GACTCCTGTTCCAATGTTGAGGGAGAATCTAAGAAAAAAACAAAGAAAGATGACAACAAGAAAGAG GATGGACCTGAGAATGAAAAGTGTGGAGAGCTGAAAAAGGAGGGGAAATATGTAGGTGGCTTGGTGATGGGAGGAGGGTGCATGGATAGTAAACCATCTGACGAGGGATCAGCTATTCGCCCGAAACCCACCCTGAAGTTGGAGCCTTGGGGGCCGTCGGCAGACGCCAGACCTAACACTCGCTATGAGTCCCTTTATAGCCCTTCGCACTCTCTCAGTCCCAGGGAGAGCAGCCCCTCCCGCCCCCCACTCAGTCCCTTGGAGGCCCTGATGCGGAACCCAACCTGGACCAGCGACCGTGACCCAATGACCGGGAGAGGACCAGCCAGCAGCAGAACCACACTGCTCAAATCCAGTGATCTACTCAGGGGTCCTAAGCCTTATCAGCCTTAA
- the LOC115163121 gene encoding cylicin-2 isoform X4, with protein sequence MEFNRPKAPGGGPGDGEGGQVVLSTLDELKPWRSERKLEEHGGQGGLSSTDTTNAAKTDPKAPAAGPGKVDLHSFHSSPSSDSEEEDKCKKEKKKKKLKKRKKKDSSSSTSSSSDSSSSDSEDEKKKKKKKKAKKEGAGDIIVHDAAFISEPGLEGFTDLNNEETKKKKVNSGSDSEEDKKKKKKDKKKKKKKKKKKKKKKKKKDSSSSSSSSDSSSSSSSSDSHKKKKKKKKKKKKKQKRKDSRCSSDSEADKKKGEEADGQGKDEYSCAAGVSAAGEEGAGLEGTLGQKSAKEKKKKDKKTKKDKRTDKGSASEIDGDDKCKNDKAKEGGASAEWICGRDFPEGMEAGNLSDDEREGGGKEKEKKKKLKKKKKDSSSDDSDCEKDKKKKKKKKKKKKTKKKDSCSSDSEDDKKKKKKKKKDDSDSEEDKKKKKKKKDKKKKKKKDKKKKKKKDKDSDSEEDKKKKKKGKKKKKDKKDSSDSEDDKKKKKKKKKDSGSDSEEDKKKKKKDKKKDKKKKDKKKDKKKKDKKKKKDDSSSGSDDDKKKKKKKKEKKKEKGSSSGSDDDEEKKKKDKKDSCSNVEGESKKKTKKDDNKKEDGPENEKCGELKKEGKYVGGLVMGGGCMDSKPSDEGSAIRPKPTLKLEPWGPSADARPNTRYESLYSPSHSLSPRESSPSRPPLSPLEALMRNPTWTSDRDPMTGRGPASSRTTLLKSSDLLRGPKPYQP encoded by the exons ATGGAGTTCAACCGACCCAAAG CTCCAGGGGGAGGgcctggagatggagagggaggacaaGTTGTCCTGAGCACGCTGGATGAACTCAAGCCTTGGAGGAGTGAACGGAAGCTTGAAGAGCATGGAGGGCAAGGAGGGCTGTCTTCAACCGACACCACTAATGCAGCCAAGACAGACCCCAAAGCTCCTGCAGCAGGACCTGGAAAG gttGACTTGCACTCATTCCACAGCTCCCCATCTTCAGACAGCGAGGAGGAGGACAAATGCAAGAAggaaaagaaaaagaagaagctgaagaagaggaagaagaag GATTCCAGTTCATCCACTTCTTCCTCCTCTGACAGCAGCTCTTCAGACAGTGAA gatgagaagaagaagaagaagaagaagaaggcaaAGAAAGAAGGTGCTGGGGATATCATAGTACATGACGCAGCCTTCATATCTGAGCCTG GGCTTGAAGGCTTCACTGATCTAAACAACGAGGAAACAAAGAAGAAAAAGGTT AATTCAGGCTCAGACAGTGAAGaggacaagaagaagaagaagaaggacaagaagaagaagaagaagaagaagaagaagaagaagaag aagaagaagaaaaag GATTCCAGCTCCTCATCTTCATCCTCTGATagctcttcatcctcctcatcctcagacagccacaagaagaagaagaagaagaagaagaagaagaagaagaagcaaaagagaaag GATTCTAGATGTTCTTCTGACAGCGAGGCAGACAAAAAAAag GGAGAAGAAGCAGACGGACAGGGCAAGGATGAGTACAGCTGTGCTGCTGGCGTTTCAGCAGCTG GTGAGGAGGGTGCTGGGCTGGAGGGTACCCTGGGACAGAAATCGGCcaaagaaaaaaagaagaaagacAAGAAGACGAAGAAAGACAAGAGAACGGACAAG GGCTCTGCGTCCGAGATTGATGGCGATGACAAG TGCAAGAATGACAAAGCAAAGGAGGGTGGtgcatcagctgaatggattt GTGGCAGAGATTTTCCTGAAGGAATGGAAGCTGGAAATCTGAGTGACgacgagagagaaggaggaggcaaggagaaagagaagaagaagaagttgaagaaaaagaagaag GATTCCAGCTCTGATGATTCAGATTGCGAGaaagacaagaagaagaagaagaagaagaagaagaagaagaagacgaagAAAAAG GATTCCTGCTCATCAGACAGCGAAGAcgataagaagaagaagaagaagaagaagaag GACGATTCTGACAGCGAGGAAGataagaaaaagaagaagaagaagaaggacaagaagaaaaagaagaagaaggatAAG aagaaaaagaagaagaaggatAAG GACTCTGACAGCGAGGAAgacaagaaaaagaagaagaagggcaagaagaaaaagaaggataAGAAG GACTCATCTGACAGCGAGGATGataagaaaaagaagaagaaaaagaagaag GATTCTGGTTCTGACAGCGAGGAagataagaagaagaagaagaaagacaaGAAGAAGGATAAGAAGAAGAAAGACAAGAAGAAGGATAAGAAGAAGAAagacaagaagaagaaaaag GATGACTCCTCATCTGGAAGTGATGATGataagaaaaagaagaagaagaagaaggagaagaagaaagaaaaG GGTTCCTCTTCTGGAAGTGATGATGACGAGGAGAAAAAGAAGAAAGACAAGAAG GACTCCTGTTCCAATGTTGAGGGAGAATCTAAGAAAAAAACAAAGAAAGATGACAACAAGAAAGAG GATGGACCTGAGAATGAAAAGTGTGGAGAGCTGAAAAAGGAGGGGAAATATGTAGGTGGCTTGGTGATGGGAGGAGGGTGCATGGATAGTAAACCATCTGACGAGGGATCAGCTATTCGCCCGAAACCCACCCTGAAGTTGGAGCCTTGGGGGCCGTCGGCAGACGCCAGACCTAACACTCGCTATGAGTCCCTTTATAGCCCTTCGCACTCTCTCAGTCCCAGGGAGAGCAGCCCCTCCCGCCCCCCACTCAGTCCCTTGGAGGCCCTGATGCGGAACCCAACCTGGACCAGCGACCGTGACCCAATGACCGGGAGAGGACCAGCCAGCAGCAGAACCACACTGCTCAAATCCAGTGATCTACTCAGGGGTCCTAAGCCTTATCAGCCTTAA